The nucleotide window GTGTGCTGTTGCAGCATTGCAATCTTCAAATGcactttttttcaatttttttttttttttttcaaaaaaaaacagAGAAATTTTTTtgttcaagttttttttttcttcttttcaattttcttcatcatcttcctttaaaattcaattaaaaaatcaaatgcaaaaaaaaaaaaaaaaaaatttcaaaaatttttcttcaaattttctttcttctctctcttcttcttttgaaaaaaagcaaaaaaaacacaaaaaacaaaaaaaaaaaacaaaaaaacaagaaaaaaaaccaacaaaaaaaaaaatatgatgaaaaaaaaaaaaaacaccaaaaaaaaaaaaaaaaaaaaaaaaaaaaaaattaaaaaataaaaattaaaatttttaattgttttgaaatttttttttttataaaaaaaataaaaaaaaaataaaaaaaaaaaaaaaaaaataaattaaaaaaattttttaaaaaatttaaaaacaaaaaaaaaaaaaaaaaataaaaaaatgaatgaatgaatggaaCAACAAATTAATACATATATGAATGAATACATGGCACCACAACCACAACATCACAAACACACAAACACAACAACATGGATGACTctcagtcttcttcttcttcttctatgaGAGAATATGTTGTAATGTAAGAGAATCATTCAAAGAGCTCAGCATCAGCATAGCAGCATCAGATATTTTTAACACTTCAAGGTAAAAAAGGCCTTGAGCAATTGACATAGGCAAGACATATTCCAATTTCTTGCAGTCTTCTATTTGGACTTCCTTTAAGTTTTGCAGGCAGGCTTGTTGAGAATGAGTTTTCGAAAATGTTTCTTTTCCATCCTCATCTTTCTCTGAGATAATATGCTGAAATTGACCACAACTTTCTATATCAAGTTTTTCCAGGCGCTCCAGACTATAAGCAAGGGATGGTGATATAACAGATTTCAAGCTCCCACAGTCCCAAAGAGTGAGACTGGTGAGACTTCTGAGATTTACATGGTGTGTCGGCCCCTTCCATATGCATATCAATGCATCCATGTATTTCAGCTCTAACGTCGTTAGATGTGAAAGGCACTCCTTTTTTGCATCTTACACTCCATCCAGCTGGAATACATCTTGCAAATTCTGACATTCTTCAATCTTAACACTTTCTAATTTTTGCATTCCTCGCAACAACTTTGCTGGAAGTATGGTGATCATTTTGTCACATTCAGtgatcattagtttttgtaatttctctaAGAACCCCTCTGGTGGCAAACCATCACATATTTCTCTCATAGATCCTACAAAGTTGATATTTAGCTCCACTAATTTGAAAATGCCTTGGCAGCTATTTTTTTCTGCTTTGTAGAACTAACAAGGCATTCCAATTCATAACCATGAATATCAAGGCGAGATAGATCTTGGAAGCCCACTTCAGACATGTCTGGCATCATGTTTTTGAATCTTCCAGGGTTGTAATCCATTCAAAGATCATATACATTACTGAACAACTCCTTACATACTCGAATGGTTTCTTCGGTTGGAATGAAGCATATGGTTCTGGATGCTGGATATCTAAGCCTTGACGGGAAGCTTGGGTACTCACAATCACAGATGTGAATGTGATACTCAGTCAAGTTCTTGGAAAGAACAAAGTTTTCTGGAATAACATTACGTGGTGTCACTGACAGAGTCGTCAAGTGCTGCAGGGAATTCAACTCCATCAGGCTAGCATTGTCTGTACTTTCCTCCCATCCTTCATAGAGACCAATGTGTAATTCTTCAAGTTTGAATAAATTTCGAATCAAATTTGAAGGAATTCTCTCTATATAACAGTCTTTTAACTCCAACAGTTTTAAGTTCTTCAACTCTCCTATCTCTTCTGGTAATTCCCCAACATCAGAACCAAAAAAACTAAGGATCTCAAGAGTCTTCAGATTTTGCAAGATGCAAGGTCGGTGAGTTTGCAATATCTCAGCTCCAGAGTCCGAAGGCTCATTAAGCATACTAGTGATTGTATTGACAAGATCCCATGAGTTAAAGATAGAACCCGAAGTTTTTCCATTCCTTGAAAAGATTTATCCAAAATATTGGTAAACTCTTCTCCAGAACTGGAATACCCTACTGTACCATATGTCCTTCTAGCCAACAACAAAATTTCCAACCTTGGAGAATCCAATTGATCCGGAAGTCTCCCTATCTCATTGTCTAACAAGGAAATAGCTGCACAATCTTTGAATCTTTCATCCATTGGCCACTCTTCAAACCCAACACCGCCACCCACAATGAATTCCTTCTTTGTTCTTGACTCTCTGGCAGCCAAATAACTTTTCCCGATCAACAGGACGACATCACGAACCAAGTCATGCATTTTCACATGTCCTTTACTTCCAGCTTCCAACAGCAAATGGCAATCTTTGAGCTCATCAATTGCGTACAAAACTTCACTCAGATTATCTTTTAGTGATTGTGCATGTTGATACAGCCCCAACCCAAATGCATATCTAGACACATCTTCAACACAAATTTCATGATCTTTTGGATACAAAGAACATAACAGCAAACATCTCTTGGTTTCCTCCCGTGGCAATTCATCAAAACTGAACTTGAGGCTTTTAAAAGCCTTTTCTTCTCCACTCATATCTTGAATTTCTATATATTCACCCTCTTGAAGCTTTGTCAATGCTCGTTCCCATCCGTGAAGTGATTTACCTCTGAGGGCCTTGGCTACTGACACAATCGCTATAGGCAAACACCCACATTCTTTTGCTACCCTCTTTGCCACATTGCTCAAGGCTGTGGAGTCATCCTCCAGGTTGGCAGCTGTTTGGAATAAAGCCCATGCTTCGTCTTCAGTTAAAATATCCAGTAGATTCTTAGGTCGACAGTTCATTGACTCACAAACAGGTACCCGACGTGTTGTTAGCAGAATTTTGCAATTCCTGAAATGATCACCAGATGGTATCCCAGTTTCATTAAAATTAAGGTCTCCCCAAACATCACCCAACACTATCAGCTTCTTCTTCTCATACTGCAGTCGCAACATTAACTTGAGGTTGTTATGAAGATTCTAGCATTGCATAGCATGTAAAATTAATCGATTGTCCAGTTTATTTAGCTTgttttaaaaatcctaattattaAATTTGTTCATTAGCCTGATGATTGTTCTTCTAACTCGTTTGTTTGTTTATTTTACTCTATTGCATGATATGTATAGTAAATGCTAACTTACTAAGCTTTTCAAATAAAACTTATatataaaatcgaaccgaaccaaaaatGTTTCAgtttaatttataactttaggcATTTTCTCCAAAATACAGACATAAAATAAAGAACAAACGGCTAAAAGGGAAAAACAGAGTAGAACTCAGTAATATAACACAATGGAACTTAGCAGAACAAAAATTTCCAAAATGCTGCAGCAACACCATTAATGCAATAAGGATTCTGCTCCAGAAGCAGTTGAATATATAGAAGAAGAGAATCGGAGGTGAGAAACAGAGAATGGGAGAAAGGGGTTAGGGATTTTAACTTTAGGATCGAGAATGGGTTGGACATTGAAATCCCAATTGCGGCCTATTGCATGCAGCAAACCGAGAGCGAAGAAAACATAAATCAAAGAAACAAAAATTGAGAGATAAAAACGGTGAGGAGGGGTGGGTGGGTCAGTGGACAGAGTCACACATGGAAGATGAGTTTGTTGAAGTTTACCTTTGTATCTTCCAAAGTTTATCACTGATCAGTGTTTGATcttccccctctctctctctgtgcGAAACCAATGCCACGAGAAACAGCACAACTTCAATACCCAGCTGGCCAGCGCTCAAATTCTTTAAAGCAGCAGTGTAGAAGATGGGTGTGGCAGGGGGCACAAGCATAAACTCAAGCCCGAATAAGaggttttatatatttaaatattaattatagtttaaaaataattaaattcggtTTAAATTTCGGATTCACGTAATAAcaattgaattaaataattaaattaaataattaaattttttatttttatttatttttattaataatatattttaaattagtattttatcttttaattaatatataataatatggatataaaaaaatataataatagttgaattataaaatcaaaaaaattattaaaacaagTAAAAATCACCTTAACCGACTTAACCTGTttgttaagaaaattgaaaatatagagatttataatttaatttgttgATCTCAACTTGAGCACTATTAAAATCGACTTTTTCAAATTAGTTtgttaaaatacatcaaacctatATAAACTAACCCATGTAC belongs to Hevea brasiliensis isolate MT/VB/25A 57/8 chromosome 4, ASM3005281v1, whole genome shotgun sequence and includes:
- the LOC110658546 gene encoding LOW QUALITY PROTEIN: probable disease resistance protein At4g27220 (The sequence of the model RefSeq protein was modified relative to this genomic sequence to represent the inferred CDS: inserted 2 bases in 2 codons; substituted 2 bases at 2 genomic stop codons); this translates as MLRLQYEKKKLIVLGDVWGDLNFNETGIPSGDHFRNCKILLTTRRVPVCESMNCRPKNLLDILTEDEAWALFQTAANLEDDSTALSNVAKRVAKECGCLPIAIVSVAKALRGKSLHGWERALTKLQEGEYIEIQDMSGEEKAFKSLKFSFDELPREETKRCLLLCSLYPKDHEICVEDVSRYAFGLGLYQHAQSLKDNLSEVLYAIDELKDCHLLLEAGSKGHVKMHDLVRDVVLLIGKSYLAARESRTKKEFIVGGGVGFEEWPMDERFKDCAAISLLDNEIGRLPDQLDSPRLEILLLARRTYGTVGYSSSGEEFTNILDKSFQGMEKLRVLSLTHGILSIQSLVCLMSLRTLELRYCKLTDXCILQNLKTLEILSFFGSDVGELPEEIGELKNLKLLELKDCYIERIPSNLIRNLFKLEELHIGLYEGWEESTDNASLMELNSLQHLTTLSVTPRNVIPENFVLSKNLTEYHIHICDCEYPSFPSRLRYPASRTICFIPTEETIRVCKELFSNVYDLXMDYNPGRFKNMMPDMSEVGFQDLSRLDIHGYELECLVSSTKQKKIAAKAFSNXVELNINFVGSMREICDGLPPEGFLEKLQKLMITECDKMITILPAKLLRGMQKLESVKIEECQNLQDVFQLDGVXDAKKECLSHLTTLELKYMDALICIWKGPTHHVNLRSLTSLTLWDCGSLKSVISPSLAYSLERLEKLDIESCGQFQHIISEKDEDGKETFSKTHSQQACLQNLKEVQIEDCKKLEYVLPMSIAQGLFYLEVLKISDAAMLMLSSLNDSLTLQHILS